The DNA window aaataatcagCATCTGCCGCTGCTGAACTGTTCAAATGCCGCCAGGTCAAATCGGTATTCGCTGATTCCTCGGGCATCGGTTTGGGCAAAACTAATCCTTGCTGATGAGTTTTCTGTAAAGAAAATACGTTTGCAATTAAGTTAAGTGTTCGAAGATGATCGAGAACCATCACAAGATGTATATACAAGAAGAATTATTACGTATAtctatgtacatacgtattgATACAACTAATGATACTAACGATaatgaaatgataattcatGTACGAAAGTGTAAATGCAATACAATTACCAAATAGGGCGTAGGTAGATCTACGACAGAGTACGAGGCTCCTGCcacagaaaaataatttaaaggACAATTTCTActcaaattttcttcatttcccAAAGATCGCTGCATGTACCTTGGGGGTTTCATCAAATTCATCACGTTCTTCGACTGATCAACTCTCACCGAAGAATCAGATTTACCGAAGGTAAAATTCAGTGTTGGTGCAATGATAATTCCACCAGCCTGTacattttttgcaatattttcatGGCCTGAAGATAATCGCCTCGACACCTCGTCCAGTTTATTATCTTCTACTTTAATTTTAGTCACCTCACTCCTGCGCTCATTTGATTCGACTTCTGGCTGTTCAAAATTGTGAATTACTCCAGTCTCGAAACTTGGAATATCGTTCATGCAATCTTTCCACCGCTCCCTCTCACTTAAATTCCTTTCCAGTCTGATAAAAGGCATTCCATCGGTACAGTTCGATCTTTCCAATGATTCTCTATAAATCTTTACCTCATTTTCAACAGTTTCCTTTGCTTCTTGCCAAGtagaatcaatttttactGTGTCATGctcacgttgaatttttccgGCAGTTCTGGAAAGAAGTGGTTTctcagcattttttttcatgctaTTACTTACATCCTGTGCTTTCGGTCGATTTTcctcaatttgaaaattgaaggaaccCCTCTTTTTAGACCAAACTTGACTTCTGATTTCTTCTGCTTCCGCAGATTTCGCCTGGATCTGATccattttttcctcaaaaattttccactctGCTTTTGGCTTTGTCTCATTAATAACAACAACTTCTTGTTTTACTTTGATTTCTTTCTGTAAAGACGCTATGTTTTTTCGAACTGTAACGTTTTCGAGTTCCGACgttgtattttgaaatctCCCGAGAGTCTCTTGTCCTTCACCCGGGAACATTGACGACGTATCCAACTTTGGTCGATTCAAAAATCGACCGTTTGTCTTTAAAACATGTATTTTCGAATCAAGTGCTGTAGTCGACAAGCCGATCGGTAGTGGGCTCTTTTTGCGGATTTTAAATTCCTTAGACTTTAGCTCTGCAAGTTTTTGTAAACTGTCTGAATCATTACCTGGAACAAATAAAACATCACATTAGTTATGCTGCGAAGTTTTTCATACGCTGTATCATCATATACGAACGCTTAAATGTGATAATACCTGAATTAACTTCACGGAATTCTTCCGGCATGCTATCTATGTTCGCCCCTGATCTTTTGGCATCCACGCGGTGTCCAGTTTGtggaatacttttttttgcgaaaactACTGCATTTGCGAGTAATTTAGGATCGCGGTATTTTAATGCTGCCTTCAAAAGGAACGAGTTGAACTTAGGCGTGTTTGAATATCGTAGGGTTCGAATGTCGTGGTCTTTCACTGATCTGGTAACTGCAAAGCcatttttgtcaaatattCTTAAGAAAGGGTGAAACTTCACCCGACTACTACCAATTCTTGCCCAGTTGTTTAAATTTTCGGCAATCTCATCATGAGACGCTTGTCTccggtaatttttatttctctttcttacCGTcctgttgtatttttttctctcagcgATGTAACGGTGACTCggtttctcaatttttacttGATATAAAACTTCCCGTTTGACGTCATATTCCGGTGATAATTTTCCCGTATCACAGGAATTTCTTACACTGTATTCATTTTCCATATCGTTTTCACTTTCTGTATAATTTGCAAGAATCGAGGCATTGCTCACTGTCGAATCTTGGTCATTATTGTATCTATGACAACGATCATCGTCCTCAACGTCCAGCGTGTTGTACAAGTAGAGTaagcatttttcaattttcgaaagatGGTACAAATTGAGCGAGTTATCGATATTCGATGTGCATCGATCGATTTCGTTTAGCGATGAATCGTGAAGCGACAAACTCGATACCTCGCTGTCGATAGATCGACTGCCAATAATCTGATGTCCCGTCATGCTTTTGACAAATTCACAGTTTAtggtatattttcaaaaattcacatatgGACTTTTCGTGTCTTTTAGATCATTTACAGGCCTAGGTATTACGAATTAGGGGCTTATCAATATTCACAGATCGTGTGCACGTCGCCGATTAGTTtgtaatacgtatataacCACTATGTCACAGTTTTCCTCTTCGTCTCAATATGTAGAAtaatctgtaattttttcgcGTTCGAATTATCATGATAATTGCTTagaattcgtaaaaaaataatgatgcttcaaaatgttttttatgTATCTTTGACGGCGAAAAATGTTCACTCTCTTTATTTGTCTTCTGTTTtcgttgtttttgtttaattatgtATTATCTCTAGGGAAATAATTGTGTTGACAACCGAGAGCTTTGCTATTACATAATGATAAccatggtgaaaaaaaaaacaaaagtactTACGAAAATGCAATAGATTTTATAATCTTACCGTCGTAAAGTCCTTTCAACAACACGTCTTTTTGATTATCATCACGGGCGAAAATCTAACGCTatcgtaaataataattagatGTTTGCTAGAACAAATTCGTGAACAGAACTGATTAAGGGCGGAAATAATTGAAGGCAGGGAAAACAAAATGAGTCGAATGCTTGGCGTGAAATGTTTCATTGTTTTCGGAATCGCTGCACTTGTTCGCTTTCAATGCTCGAATTTCGAAATCTCGATACCACTCCGTCTGTGTTATTTTCACAGACCGTGGACTTGTGTCCAATTTTCATCGTCGATGAAAACTCTGCTTTACGACTTTGAGCGACACAACACAAATCTGCTTGTGACCGTGACATATTCGAATTCACATCATAAATGGCGTCTGACGACTTGTGTCAATGACCGCCGAACGATGTGTCTTATCCTAAATTGTCTCGAcctattataaaaaataattaaaaacacaTTACCTACTCGAAACTTAATTAGTTCTAGTTAAAAACAACAGCCATCCGTTGGATATCAGTTTACCGCCAACCGAAAGTTAGGTTATTTTAACTAATCATTATCCGACCGAATTCTTGCTACTCGAATTTCCCTCAGTGAGTTGGCGGCAGTGAGATGGAAGAGGATCGCGTTACGTCAATTAAAGATCACTTTCCAGAACCTCAGAAGAGATTTTGGATGGTAACGTATTCGTTATAGTTTTTGCTGTTCTGAATCGCTTCTCCAAAATCAGCTCATCAACTCTTCTACGTCGTACTCACTCACACCTGAAAGTATCCACCCTAATGTCAATCGTACCATTCCAGCGATCTAGGAAGCGTAGAAATAGCGATGCGGCCAGTGTCAGTTCGATGGATATATCAATGGGGTCTGATAGtatcaagaagaaaaaaagacgcaGAATTACCGAAGTCGCATCGAgcttcttttcctcttcctcctcatCTCTGACACCCAGCAAATTTGGAAGTGTTCTTCAAAGATCATTCAGCTCTCAAGTAGCCGATCTTTCTCTCCTTGGAGAGGAGGTTGATTCgggaaagacaaaaaaaaggtAAGGAACTCGAGAATGTGTCAAAGAGTTTAAATTCTCATGAATCCAATGTAATTTTAAAACACGATTAATGAAACTTTTGCATTTGCCTTGAAGCTTTGATTCTTTAAACTTTGGTTTTTGATATCTGAGAATAATCCATCACTGATATCAAACACAAAAGATGTCCGTCTTCTAATTTTGTTTCTCACATATATGACCGTCCGGGTTGACGCACAGATCAAAAGTAACCGCGGAGCGACTGGATCAGCTGGCCATCCGTAGCTGGATTGTGGATATTGCGGAAGGGAAATCCAGCGGGCACCTGGATTTGAGCTTGAGTAGAAGAGAAGTGAAACGTCAAGAGGCGATCTATGAATTATTCTGCGGGGAGGATGTGTTGTTGCGGGACCTTGATAATCTCAGAGAATTCTATTACGAGCCTTTGCTACGAAGCGATATCCTGACTCCAGGTGAACTCGCCACACTATTTGGAGACATTTCCAGCCTTGTAGACCTCCACAAAAAGCTTAGAGACGAACTGGTCTGTCTTCGAGACGAGTCGGGTTTCACGGATGCTGTTGGAACCATTTTAATCAGCTGGGTTCGTTCTTATTGCACACCAAATTGTTTGGCTCTTAAtttaagaatataaaaattggtataatAGTCTTGATATGATTCAAAAACGATACGTATAGTGAATCAAGCATTTTCTCATAAGATATTCTCCAGGGTCTTATGCAAGAAAATCAGAATCTACAGATttcgaattcaatttcacacaAAGTTGGTGCAACCATTTGTTTACACTTACTTCAttctttctcttattttagTTACCAAGTCTCGCCGAGCGCTACGTAGATCGTTGCAAGGCGCAGGTGTGGGCGAGACACTTGCTTGAGGCAAAACGCGCAAATAATAAACGGTTCCAAGAATTTCTGAAGAAAAGAACAAGTGTTCCACGGGCCGTTGACTTGTGGACATACTTGGACGTTCCGAGATCAAGGGTCGTCAAGTATCCTATCCTTGTTAATGAAATCCTCAGGCACACCCCGTGCAATCATCCTGATCAGACAGCGCTGAGAAAAGTGAGTGATATACTGTCCAAGTTACTTATAGAAATCGACGAAGCCATGGGAAATTCGGAGTGCAAGCTAGCCCAGAATAAAATCAACCCCTCGCCAGTTTGCGATCCTCATAAAGTCATACAAAATGCTGTGGAAGTCATTACCGAGGGGCAGTTGAGAGATGCTAAAGGAACGGTGCGCTCAATTgagttaattttctttcttcaattccCTTAGCTCGCTGATGTTCTAACCGAAAGTAATTTTGTTTTGCAGAAACTGCATTGCTTCTTGTTTGATAACTGCTTTGTACTGGCTCGTCCAGCGAGGAGACCAGGCAGAAAAT is part of the Neodiprion virginianus isolate iyNeoVirg1 chromosome 5, iyNeoVirg1.1, whole genome shotgun sequence genome and encodes:
- the LOC124305242 gene encoding uncharacterized protein LOC124305242, whose protein sequence is MENEYSVRNSCDTGKLSPEYDVKREVLYQVKIEKPSHRYIAERKKYNRTVRKRNKNYRRQASHDEIAENLNNWARIGSSRVKFHPFLRIFDKNGFAVTRSVKDHDIRTLRYSNTPKFNSFLLKAALKYRDPKLLANAVVFAKKSIPQTGHRVDAKRSGANIDSMPEEFREVNSGNDSDSLQKLAELKSKEFKIRKKSPLPIGLSTTALDSKIHVLKTNGRFLNRPKLDTSSMFPGEGQETLGRFQNTTSELENVTVRKNIASLQKEIKVKQEVVVINETKPKAEWKIFEEKMDQIQAKSAEAEEIRSQVWSKKRGSFNFQIEENRPKAQDVSNSMKKNAEKPLLSRTAGKIQREHDTVKIDSTWQEAKETVENEVKIYRESLERSNCTDGMPFIRLERNLSERERWKDCMNDIPSFETGVIHNFEQPEVESNERRSEVTKIKVEDNKLDEVSRRLSSGHENIAKNVQAGGIIIAPTLNFTFGKSDSSVRVDQSKNVMNLMKPPRYMQRSLGNEENLSRNCPLNYFSVAGASYSVVDLPTPYLKTHQQGLVLPKPMPEESANTDLTWRHLNSSAAADADYLNKSPILRSRCSTELERAKIEVYKRIFETMLIDPDFDFVRAEDQLDNMIGGPIFRQEKREDGGEILRNFNNNCTINNPGINRYDSSVNKRFHRLNDKQIVQNMNDLKRVRISPNLTRKKTVVDLPAITLRADQRDRRIFYRFENRPRPADVFRNDYNRQGLKAKTTEEILFDLKDFVNFPSSVTEKKC
- the LOC124305246 gene encoding neuroepithelial cell-transforming gene 1 protein-like — its product is MEEDRVTSIKDHFPEPQKRFWMRSRKRRNSDAASVSSMDISMGSDSIKKKKRRRITEVASSFFSSSSSSLTPSKFGSVLQRSFSSQVADLSLLGEEVDSGKTKKRSKVTAERLDQLAIRSWIVDIAEGKSSGHLDLSLSRREVKRQEAIYELFCGEDVLLRDLDNLREFYYEPLLRSDILTPGELATLFGDISSLVDLHKKLRDELVCLRDESGFTDAVGTILISWLPSLAERYVDRCKAQVWARHLLEAKRANNKRFQEFLKKRTSVPRAVDLWTYLDVPRSRVVKYPILVNEILRHTPCNHPDQTALRKVSDILSKLLIEIDEAMGNSECKLAQNKINPSPVCDPHKVIQNAVEVITEGQLRDAKGTKLHCFLFDNCFVLARPARRPGRKCNPCFPVVLRDQLRVQFEIEAGEKIHTTSFKVAEHTLNADDEHAKRHWIESFRRLNTISTNGKRNHDGNIIVTEEKNKKRKEKENRNENENENEDVDKMSEISEKSPITKSTRKLKSVGDLCSSHFPISLKKSLLRDKRNSISLV